A window from Littorina saxatilis isolate snail1 linkage group LG9, US_GU_Lsax_2.0, whole genome shotgun sequence encodes these proteins:
- the LOC138976577 gene encoding uncharacterized protein isoform X1 — MLMVQRRFRFKRVYKAAAQQNFPSKMMVLGQGTPAATCLLILCLLATGCHGNQFDPHLYPSNGPFFEGWYVRLMDPAQQFSLGFLHGRVLPAKNSSAGTSASQSPAESQKCKFSSQHCAMHKQQGLPLVYASVLVQDNNVSQKLQSYNGAFPARDYSVTVQGGKPVVQNPDDESPPDFSVKLGNNGSFVVTADGTLVNVAIGNVRLYIKASNPVPWGPHGEGPESWLDHLPLPLHWFVYSLRSTVTQYKFTDAASGRIVSGGNARLHMEKNWGETFPTAWVWSQGVTKSNVNLALSGGIVHFIRDVTAFLVGYRNPGKNIVWNFTPANSRVSFVHDGCNGAFNLNLTSVDHKLALKVSSPMSSFSDCLLGPEKYGFRPACVESYNAVASVRAYKRNYFHFEEVDRAEIPQAALEFGGTYVCKQKCSGI; from the exons ATGCTCATGGTACAAAGGAGGTTCAGATTTAAAAGG gtcTATAAAGCGGCTGCACAACAAAACTTCCCCTCCAAGATGATGGTGTTAGGACAAGGTACCCCTGCAGCCACCTGCCTCCTTATCCTCTGTCTCCTAGCAACGGGATGCCATGGCAACCAGTTTGATCCCCATCTGTATCCTAGCAACGGGCCTTTCTTCGAAGGCTGGTACGTGCGTCTCATGGACCCTGCTCAGCAGTTCAGTCTGGGATTCTTGCATGGTCGTGTTTTGCCCGCCAAGAATTCTTCAGCTGGGACGTCAGCTTCTCAATCACCAGCGGAATCTCAAAAATGCAAATTCTCATCTCAACATTGCGCCATGCATAAGCAGCAAGGCCTACCCTTGGTTTACGCCAGTGTCTTAGTGCAAGACAACAACGTCAGCCAAAAGCTACAGTCGTACAACGGAGCGTTCCCGGCAAGGGATTACTCTGTGACAGTGCAGGGAGGCAAACCTGTCGTTCAGAACCCCGACGACGAATCTCCACCGGACTTTTCCGTCAAGTTGGGCAACAACGGCTCCTTTGTGGTCACGGCGGATGGAACGTTAGTGAATGTTGCTATAGGAAACGTGAGGCTTTACATCAAGGCCTCGAACCCTGTACCCTGGGGTCCGCACGGCGAGGGTCCCGAGTCTTGGCTGGATCACCTTCCCCTTCCCCTTCACTGGTTCGTCTACAGTTTACGCTCTACCGTCACGCAGTACAAATTCACAGACGCTGCTTCCGGCAGGATTGTATCGGGAGGAAATGCTCGCCTCCACATGGAGAAGAACTGGGGCGAAACTTTCCCCACTGCTTGGGTCTGGTCTCAAGGTGTGACTAAAAGCAACGTCAACTTAGCTCTGTCAGGCGGTATTGTTCACTTCATTCGGGATGTTACAGCTTTTCTCGTCGGCTACCGAAACCCTGGTAAGAACATTGTCTGGAATTTTACTCCTGCCAACAGTCGGGTTTCCTTCGTTCACGACGGTTGCAATGGTGCTTTCAACCTGAATCTCACCAGTGTTGACCACAAACTTGCGCTGAAAGTTTCGTCTCCCATGTCGTCTTTCAGCGATTGTCTGCTAGGACCAGAGAAGTATGGTTTCCGACCAGCGTGTGTTGAGAGCTATAACGCCGTTGCCTCGGTCAGAGCCTACAAAAGAAACTACTTTCATTTCGAGGAAGTTGATCGAGCTGAAATCCCCCAAGCAGCTTTGGA
- the LOC138976577 gene encoding uncharacterized protein isoform X2, producing MMVLGQGTPAATCLLILCLLATGCHGNQFDPHLYPSNGPFFEGWYVRLMDPAQQFSLGFLHGRVLPAKNSSAGTSASQSPAESQKCKFSSQHCAMHKQQGLPLVYASVLVQDNNVSQKLQSYNGAFPARDYSVTVQGGKPVVQNPDDESPPDFSVKLGNNGSFVVTADGTLVNVAIGNVRLYIKASNPVPWGPHGEGPESWLDHLPLPLHWFVYSLRSTVTQYKFTDAASGRIVSGGNARLHMEKNWGETFPTAWVWSQGVTKSNVNLALSGGIVHFIRDVTAFLVGYRNPGKNIVWNFTPANSRVSFVHDGCNGAFNLNLTSVDHKLALKVSSPMSSFSDCLLGPEKYGFRPACVESYNAVASVRAYKRNYFHFEEVDRAEIPQAALEFGGTYVCKQKCSGI from the coding sequence ATGATGGTGTTAGGACAAGGTACCCCTGCAGCCACCTGCCTCCTTATCCTCTGTCTCCTAGCAACGGGATGCCATGGCAACCAGTTTGATCCCCATCTGTATCCTAGCAACGGGCCTTTCTTCGAAGGCTGGTACGTGCGTCTCATGGACCCTGCTCAGCAGTTCAGTCTGGGATTCTTGCATGGTCGTGTTTTGCCCGCCAAGAATTCTTCAGCTGGGACGTCAGCTTCTCAATCACCAGCGGAATCTCAAAAATGCAAATTCTCATCTCAACATTGCGCCATGCATAAGCAGCAAGGCCTACCCTTGGTTTACGCCAGTGTCTTAGTGCAAGACAACAACGTCAGCCAAAAGCTACAGTCGTACAACGGAGCGTTCCCGGCAAGGGATTACTCTGTGACAGTGCAGGGAGGCAAACCTGTCGTTCAGAACCCCGACGACGAATCTCCACCGGACTTTTCCGTCAAGTTGGGCAACAACGGCTCCTTTGTGGTCACGGCGGATGGAACGTTAGTGAATGTTGCTATAGGAAACGTGAGGCTTTACATCAAGGCCTCGAACCCTGTACCCTGGGGTCCGCACGGCGAGGGTCCCGAGTCTTGGCTGGATCACCTTCCCCTTCCCCTTCACTGGTTCGTCTACAGTTTACGCTCTACCGTCACGCAGTACAAATTCACAGACGCTGCTTCCGGCAGGATTGTATCGGGAGGAAATGCTCGCCTCCACATGGAGAAGAACTGGGGCGAAACTTTCCCCACTGCTTGGGTCTGGTCTCAAGGTGTGACTAAAAGCAACGTCAACTTAGCTCTGTCAGGCGGTATTGTTCACTTCATTCGGGATGTTACAGCTTTTCTCGTCGGCTACCGAAACCCTGGTAAGAACATTGTCTGGAATTTTACTCCTGCCAACAGTCGGGTTTCCTTCGTTCACGACGGTTGCAATGGTGCTTTCAACCTGAATCTCACCAGTGTTGACCACAAACTTGCGCTGAAAGTTTCGTCTCCCATGTCGTCTTTCAGCGATTGTCTGCTAGGACCAGAGAAGTATGGTTTCCGACCAGCGTGTGTTGAGAGCTATAACGCCGTTGCCTCGGTCAGAGCCTACAAAAGAAACTACTTTCATTTCGAGGAAGTTGATCGAGCTGAAATCCCCCAAGCAGCTTTGGA